A single genomic interval of Spirosoma taeanense harbors:
- a CDS encoding aldose epimerase family protein, whose protein sequence is MKKFIVPAFLAAFVGVYGCQTNKNEQEAKDSIAVATGDTSAIVDVKLPDPEDFQAEINGKKVGLYFLKGSGMEVAITNYGARIVGLLVPDKMGRRTDVAPGFASLSAYQKANEPFYGPIVGRFGNRIAKGKFTLDGKTYQTELNNNGNTLHSGPSGFHTRVWDVKRANDKTIELTYVSKDGEGGFPGTVTTNITYSLTDDNGLKITYSATTDKATPYNPTSHGFFNLNGEGSGTVNNHILTINADRYSVVDKGLIPQGEPASVAGTPFDFRKPTTIGARINEKNEQLSFGGGYDHNWILNRSGGAGSSAGMTKAAEIIGDQSGIKMEVLTTEPAIQFYSGNFFKGNDIGKYGKATNFQEAFALETQHYPDSPNHPTYPNTILRPGQTYHQTTEYRFSAQR, encoded by the coding sequence ATGAAGAAGTTTATTGTTCCAGCGTTCCTGGCCGCTTTTGTGGGTGTTTACGGCTGTCAGACGAATAAAAACGAACAGGAAGCCAAGGACTCAATCGCCGTTGCGACGGGCGACACAAGCGCAATAGTTGACGTAAAACTCCCCGACCCGGAGGACTTCCAGGCTGAGATCAACGGCAAAAAAGTAGGTCTCTACTTTCTGAAAGGTTCGGGGATGGAAGTCGCCATTACGAATTACGGAGCCCGGATCGTAGGCTTGCTGGTGCCTGACAAAATGGGGCGTCGGACCGACGTAGCACCGGGTTTTGCTAGTCTCAGCGCCTATCAGAAAGCCAATGAACCTTTCTATGGCCCCATTGTCGGGCGTTTTGGTAACCGGATTGCGAAAGGGAAATTTACGCTCGATGGCAAGACCTACCAGACGGAACTGAACAACAACGGCAATACACTGCACAGCGGACCGAGCGGCTTTCATACGCGGGTGTGGGACGTTAAGCGGGCTAACGACAAGACTATTGAGCTAACCTATGTCTCGAAAGACGGGGAAGGCGGCTTTCCCGGTACGGTAACGACGAACATAACCTATTCTCTTACGGATGATAATGGTCTGAAGATTACGTATTCAGCTACCACCGACAAGGCAACGCCATATAACCCGACGAGTCACGGATTCTTCAACCTCAATGGCGAAGGAAGCGGTACGGTTAATAACCACATCCTGACAATTAATGCCGATCGCTATTCGGTGGTGGATAAGGGGCTGATACCGCAGGGTGAACCTGCTTCGGTGGCCGGAACGCCATTCGATTTCCGGAAACCAACGACCATTGGCGCCCGTATCAACGAGAAAAATGAACAGCTCAGCTTCGGCGGAGGCTATGATCACAACTGGATACTCAACCGAAGCGGAGGAGCCGGTTCTTCGGCTGGCATGACAAAAGCGGCTGAAATCATCGGCGATCAGTCGGGAATCAAAATGGAAGTGCTGACCACCGAACCCGCTATCCAGTTCTACAGTGGCAATTTTTTTAAAGGTAATGACATAGGCAAGTACGGCAAAGCCACGAATTTTCAGGAGGCCTTCGCCCTCGAAACGCAGCATTATCCCGACTCGCCTAATCACCCGACCTACCCGAACACAATCCTGAGACCTGGCCAAACCTACCACCAGACAACCGAGTACCGGTTTTCGGCTCAGAGATAA
- a CDS encoding YceI family protein yields the protein MKAFVFSVAALFAVSTAYAQTAWTVDKAHAKVGFTVTHLMLTEVDGNFKNYDAKITSAKPDLSDAVIELTADINSINTDNERRDGHLKSPDFFDAAKYPTLTFKSTSFQKVEGKKYKLVGDLTMHGVTKPVTLDAVLVGPVTMENPRGKQEKAGLKISGTIKRSDFGVGSSSTAVVSDEVELKAAGEFAKQTAAVAESK from the coding sequence ATGAAAGCATTCGTATTTTCCGTAGCTGCCTTGTTTGCTGTGTCAACAGCCTACGCCCAAACCGCCTGGACGGTTGATAAAGCCCACGCCAAAGTTGGCTTTACCGTAACCCACCTGATGCTGACGGAGGTAGACGGAAATTTCAAAAACTACGACGCTAAAATTACGTCGGCCAAGCCTGATCTGTCGGATGCGGTTATCGAATTGACTGCTGATATCAACAGCATCAATACGGATAACGAACGGCGCGACGGCCACCTGAAAAGCCCAGATTTTTTCGATGCAGCCAAATACCCGACCTTAACGTTCAAAAGCACGTCGTTCCAGAAAGTAGAAGGCAAAAAGTATAAACTGGTCGGAGATCTGACCATGCACGGCGTTACCAAGCCTGTTACGCTGGATGCCGTACTGGTCGGTCCGGTTACGATGGAGAACCCCCGGGGTAAGCAGGAAAAAGCCGGTTTGAAAATCAGCGGTACCATCAAGCGCTCTGATTTTGGGGTCGGCTCTTCGTCAACGGCCGTTGTCAGCGATGAAGTCGAACTGAAGGCGGCTGGTGAGTTTGCTAAACAGACTGCCGCTGTCGCTGAAAGTAAATAA
- a CDS encoding sensor histidine kinase, whose translation MAATLFSRRYVSILSHWLGWGLLGYLLFFYQSINSDIRFPDLFWVRQGIFFGLMVGIFYYNSLVLVPKLLLNNYTGRYLLALLGIIGIVLLLIGGLEFGFNLPVQMHRAFHPDGGGRVKYYGWIQPTTFTILLVLGISTSLSLLQKWQTDANLRLALEQAKTTSELSFLKAQINPHFFFNTLNNIYALTLLDVETAREALHRLSRMMRYVLYETQSGTTLLSKEISFVNDYIQLMQLRLTDKVTVTVDTPSPLHDQPIAPMILLPFVENAFKHGVSALEPSRIGIHIQQRQNQLLVDVRNTLFLTKAPSLETGNGIGLANTRRRLDLLYPDQYSLEINEHTPADEYQVQLTLTLS comes from the coding sequence ATGGCCGCTACCCTGTTTTCCCGCCGATACGTTTCGATCCTGAGTCACTGGCTGGGCTGGGGATTACTGGGCTATCTGCTTTTTTTCTACCAGTCGATCAACTCCGACATCCGGTTCCCGGATTTATTCTGGGTCAGACAAGGCATTTTCTTTGGTCTGATGGTGGGCATCTTTTATTACAACTCCCTGGTATTGGTGCCTAAACTCTTACTGAACAATTATACAGGCCGCTACCTGCTGGCTCTGCTCGGTATCATTGGTATAGTTCTGCTGCTGATTGGTGGCCTGGAATTTGGTTTTAACCTACCCGTGCAGATGCACCGGGCCTTTCACCCCGATGGAGGTGGCCGGGTGAAATACTATGGATGGATTCAGCCAACGACGTTTACCATTCTGCTGGTTTTGGGGATCAGCACCAGTCTCTCGCTGCTGCAGAAGTGGCAGACGGATGCGAACCTGCGGCTGGCGCTGGAACAGGCCAAAACTACGTCTGAACTTTCGTTTCTGAAGGCTCAGATCAACCCGCATTTTTTCTTTAACACGCTTAATAACATTTATGCGCTGACTCTGCTGGATGTTGAAACAGCTCGCGAAGCCCTGCACCGGCTCTCCCGGATGATGCGTTACGTGCTGTATGAGACCCAGTCCGGCACCACGTTGCTCAGCAAAGAAATTTCGTTTGTCAACGATTATATCCAGCTCATGCAACTCCGGCTCACGGACAAAGTAACCGTAACGGTCGACACGCCGTCTCCCCTGCACGATCAGCCCATTGCGCCCATGATTCTGCTGCCCTTCGTGGAGAATGCCTTCAAACACGGGGTCAGCGCCTTAGAACCGAGCCGAATCGGCATCCATATTCAGCAGCGTCAGAACCAGTTGCTGGTGGATGTCCGGAATACCTTATTTCTAACAAAAGCCCCTTCTCTGGAGACCGGTAACGGCATTGGCCTGGCCAACACCCGTCGTCGGCTCGATCTGCTGTATCCGGACCAGTACTCGCTGGAAATAAATGAGCATACCCCTGCCGATGAATACCAGGTACAGCTAACGTTGACCTTATCATGA
- a CDS encoding LytR/AlgR family response regulator transcription factor, giving the protein MTLTCIAVDDEPLALGLVSAFIEKTPFLKLVGRYSSAVEALQGLLTQTVDVIFLDIQMPDLTGLELARVLERSNRGAHTTRIIFTTAFDQFALDGFRVDALDYLLKPFNYEEFLRAASKARQYFELVHRPEPAPFVISPAPPQPVEAADDYLFLKAEYQLVRVAHQDILYIEGLKDYVKVYRQSDPAKPLLSLTSLKVLEEKLPPKRFMRVHRSFIVALDQIDAVTRNSVQIGATTIPVSDQYKDAFGQFISRWL; this is encoded by the coding sequence ATGACTCTGACCTGCATCGCCGTCGACGACGAACCCCTGGCGCTGGGACTGGTTAGCGCCTTTATCGAAAAAACACCTTTTCTAAAGCTGGTTGGCCGATATAGCAGCGCCGTAGAAGCCCTGCAGGGCCTGTTGACACAAACAGTGGACGTTATTTTTCTGGACATCCAGATGCCCGACCTGACGGGGCTTGAACTGGCCCGCGTGCTGGAACGCAGCAACCGGGGGGCGCACACGACGCGAATTATTTTCACGACGGCTTTCGATCAGTTTGCCCTCGATGGTTTTCGGGTCGACGCCCTGGATTATCTGCTGAAGCCATTCAATTACGAAGAGTTTCTGCGGGCAGCCAGTAAGGCCCGCCAGTACTTCGAACTGGTGCATCGACCAGAACCTGCACCGTTCGTAATCTCCCCCGCCCCACCCCAGCCCGTCGAAGCGGCTGACGACTACTTATTCCTAAAAGCCGAGTATCAACTGGTTCGGGTTGCCCACCAGGACATTCTGTACATCGAGGGGCTTAAAGACTACGTAAAGGTGTATCGCCAGAGCGACCCAGCCAAGCCGCTGTTATCCCTAACTAGTCTGAAGGTTCTCGAAGAAAAACTTCCGCCCAAACGGTTTATGCGTGTGCACCGGTCGTTTATCGTCGCTCTGGATCAAATCGATGCCGTTACGCGGAACTCCGTTCAGATTGGAGCAACCACAATCCCCGTCAGTGACCAGTATAAAGATGCTTTCGGCCAGTTTATCAGCCGGTGGCTGTGA
- a CDS encoding sugar phosphate isomerase/epimerase family protein, with the protein MTSRRHFLRNAGGLTLSALALPSLLQARNPFASAATPPIGIQLFTLFRAMNEDPKGTLEKVAAVGYKEIESAFSTRGGYYGYSAKEFKSLVSGLGMTWRAHHAGGAPFRPRPMPAAPAGASTPPAGAAPARPSMDFSKMPPMLNLRDNYQQLVDEAAEGGLSYLVCASTPVATLDEIQKSIEVFQKTGEAAKKAGIGFAYHNHSTEFDPVEGGKTPYELILSQTDKELVKMELDLAWAVKAGKDPVALFNEQPGRFPLWHVKDIKADKNTITEVGNGVVDFKQAFAAAKTAGLRYFFVEQDMAADPIASITTSYNHLKKLLA; encoded by the coding sequence ATGACCTCAAGAAGACACTTCCTGCGCAACGCGGGCGGCCTGACCCTTAGTGCCTTGGCGCTGCCTTCGCTGCTGCAGGCCCGCAATCCGTTTGCATCGGCCGCAACGCCCCCAATCGGTATTCAGTTGTTTACCCTGTTCCGGGCGATGAACGAGGACCCAAAGGGAACACTCGAAAAAGTAGCCGCCGTTGGCTATAAAGAAATTGAATCGGCATTCAGTACACGGGGTGGCTATTATGGATATTCGGCGAAAGAGTTTAAATCACTCGTGTCCGGACTGGGCATGACCTGGCGGGCTCACCATGCGGGTGGAGCGCCGTTTCGCCCCCGACCAATGCCGGCAGCACCTGCCGGTGCATCGACTCCGCCCGCCGGAGCAGCCCCGGCTCGGCCCTCAATGGATTTCTCGAAGATGCCGCCCATGCTGAACCTGCGCGACAACTACCAGCAACTGGTGGACGAAGCGGCCGAAGGAGGACTTTCGTATCTGGTCTGCGCCAGTACACCCGTAGCCACGCTGGACGAGATTCAGAAGTCGATTGAGGTGTTTCAGAAAACGGGCGAAGCGGCTAAAAAAGCAGGGATCGGCTTTGCCTACCACAATCACTCGACCGAGTTTGATCCGGTTGAAGGCGGCAAGACGCCGTATGAGCTGATCCTGTCGCAGACCGACAAGGAACTGGTGAAGATGGAATTAGACCTGGCCTGGGCCGTTAAGGCAGGTAAAGATCCCGTCGCTCTGTTCAACGAGCAGCCGGGCCGTTTCCCGCTCTGGCACGTCAAGGATATCAAGGCGGATAAGAACACAATCACCGAAGTGGGCAATGGTGTCGTCGACTTCAAACAAGCCTTCGCAGCCGCTAAAACGGCTGGCTTACGATACTTTTTTGTCGAGCAGGATATGGCCGCCGACCCAATTGCGAGCATCACCACGAGCTACAATCATCTCAAGAAATTACTGGCCTGA
- a CDS encoding glycoside hydrolase family 43 protein, whose product MKLFHSLTLLLLMLAGPLLAQRTFTNPIKSSGPDPWVLQKDGWYYYMNTTGRNLTLWRTRNMADLATAESKEIYTPPAGQPYSKELWAPEIHSFDGKWYVYFSADSLNNLSHRVWVIENTSADPMQGEWTMKGKIGDKADHWEIDMSVMDYNGQLYAAWSGWEGPTNGRQDIYIARLKNPWTIDGDRVKISQPDQPWEQHGDVPQAWQKNGEVPKIYVNEGPEFLRHDDKLFIVYSANACWLDYCLGLLTYNGTGGLTDPRSWTKSPAPVFVQAPENGVWAPGHGGFFRSADDKQDWMIYHANPSASDGCGNKRAPHIQPFTWNADGSPNFGKPMPKTAMPVPSGD is encoded by the coding sequence ATGAAGCTCTTTCATTCTCTAACCCTACTTCTGCTGATGCTGGCGGGGCCGTTACTGGCCCAGCGTACGTTTACCAACCCAATCAAATCATCGGGGCCCGACCCCTGGGTACTGCAGAAAGATGGCTGGTATTACTACATGAATACCACCGGCCGGAACCTGACGCTCTGGCGAACCCGCAACATGGCCGATCTGGCCACTGCCGAAAGCAAAGAGATTTATACACCCCCGGCCGGGCAACCGTATTCGAAAGAGTTATGGGCTCCCGAAATTCACTCGTTCGATGGAAAGTGGTACGTGTATTTTTCGGCCGATTCGCTCAATAATCTCAGCCATCGGGTCTGGGTCATCGAAAATACGTCGGCCGATCCCATGCAGGGCGAGTGGACTATGAAAGGCAAAATCGGCGATAAGGCCGATCACTGGGAGATCGACATGTCGGTGATGGATTACAACGGTCAGTTGTATGCCGCCTGGTCGGGCTGGGAGGGACCCACCAATGGTCGACAGGACATTTATATCGCCAGGCTGAAAAACCCGTGGACAATCGACGGCGACCGCGTCAAGATTTCGCAGCCCGACCAACCGTGGGAGCAGCACGGCGACGTACCACAGGCGTGGCAAAAAAACGGCGAGGTGCCAAAAATTTACGTAAATGAAGGACCGGAATTCCTGCGGCACGACGACAAATTGTTTATCGTCTATTCAGCCAATGCCTGCTGGCTCGATTACTGTCTCGGATTGCTGACTTATAACGGCACCGGCGGTTTGACCGATCCCAGAAGCTGGACGAAAAGTCCGGCGCCGGTCTTTGTTCAGGCGCCCGAAAATGGGGTCTGGGCACCCGGCCACGGTGGTTTCTTCCGGTCGGCGGATGACAAGCAGGACTGGATGATTTACCACGCCAATCCGTCGGCTTCGGATGGGTGTGGTAATAAGCGTGCTCCGCACATCCAACCGTTTACGTGGAATGCCGATGGATCACCCAACTTTGGCAAACCCATGCCGAAAACGGCGATGCCTGTTCCCAGTGGCGATTAA
- a CDS encoding TonB-dependent receptor domain-containing protein, whose protein sequence is MNKHFLLSFLALGLWVSLTEAASAQFGPPGGGPGGPPGFGGGDNRRKTEFTGVTEDTPKGNGKITGILVDSVSGKPVEFATVALISTKTNKPIDGTTSDAKGNFSMTKLAPGDYRLQYSFIGYKNQDSRAFTIAKGTEITMGSVKLAADVRTLGEVVVTGQAAMIEEKVDRLVFNADKDLTTKGGDASDVLKRVPMLSVDLDGNVSLRGSQNIRVLINNKPSTIVAANIADALKQLPADMIKTVEVITSPSAKYDAEGAAGIINIITKKNTLHGLTLNVDAGVGLRASNLGLNGSYRQGKLGITLGGFGRTMYNRQASSLEQTTLVGTQAQRTSQQGTAFDKPLFGQYTLGFDYDLAKDQSLSAGIRFGTRNFIQEQNQLTSSYLADSLVSMTNRDVDRKDLSNSVDMNLDYIRTFKPQQEWTISTQYSRTGLTNNFFADVMNNAGELTTRQRNLNNNTNQEMTLQTDYQTPIRKNQLLEFGAKAIMRQVDSRYQYQVGRSTGELVYDPTNPSGSLAYSQNIGAGYVSYTYVTPSKYTFKVGTRYEHTGISAKANENTPLNIPSYSNLVPSINVSKSLKAGTTVKAAYNRRIQRPGLQQLNPNPNAANPQMIMVGNPTLKPELTDNVELSLSSTIKKTYINAALFGRLTNNAITQIRIPSDTLAGGIITTFQNIGVQRTYGANVFFNTQLTPKWSVNGGLDGYYVYMQGTTPGVDGKSVLISNTGVSIGGRLMSQLQMNKGWSAQFFSFFRGPMPQLQGTMGSFYMYSLGVRKDLNKRGSLGLAAENFLTNGVTMRTNLNSPLLSQVSVTNLYNANVKLTFNYRIGKMSFDAPRRKARSVSNDDVKGGEGGNDAGGGAQPQQQAAPAGGRPR, encoded by the coding sequence ATGAATAAGCATTTTTTACTTTCTTTTCTAGCACTCGGCCTTTGGGTTAGTCTGACTGAGGCCGCATCGGCTCAGTTTGGCCCTCCGGGGGGCGGACCGGGCGGTCCTCCGGGTTTTGGCGGAGGAGACAACCGACGCAAAACCGAATTTACCGGTGTGACCGAGGATACGCCCAAAGGTAACGGCAAGATTACGGGTATCCTGGTCGATTCTGTATCGGGCAAACCCGTTGAGTTTGCAACGGTTGCCCTCATCAGTACCAAAACCAACAAACCCATTGACGGTACTACCTCGGATGCCAAAGGCAATTTCTCGATGACCAAACTGGCACCGGGCGATTACCGGCTTCAGTATTCCTTCATCGGCTACAAGAACCAGGACTCCAGGGCGTTCACAATTGCTAAAGGCACCGAAATCACCATGGGTTCGGTGAAGCTTGCGGCCGACGTTCGCACGCTGGGCGAGGTCGTCGTGACGGGTCAGGCGGCCATGATTGAAGAGAAAGTGGACCGGCTGGTGTTCAATGCCGATAAAGACCTGACAACCAAAGGGGGCGATGCCTCGGACGTGCTGAAGCGCGTGCCGATGCTGTCGGTTGACCTGGATGGGAACGTCAGCCTGCGGGGCAGCCAGAACATCCGGGTTTTAATCAATAACAAACCCTCGACCATCGTCGCGGCCAACATCGCGGATGCCCTGAAGCAGCTTCCGGCCGACATGATCAAGACCGTGGAGGTCATCACCAGCCCCTCGGCCAAGTACGATGCCGAAGGAGCCGCCGGGATCATTAACATCATCACCAAAAAGAATACGCTGCACGGCCTGACGCTGAACGTAGATGCCGGCGTCGGTCTGCGGGCTTCCAACCTAGGCCTGAATGGTTCGTATCGGCAGGGCAAGCTGGGTATTACGCTGGGCGGCTTTGGCCGGACTATGTACAACCGGCAGGCCTCTTCCCTGGAGCAGACGACGCTGGTGGGTACGCAGGCACAGCGGACCTCGCAGCAGGGTACGGCTTTTGATAAACCGCTCTTCGGCCAGTATACGCTCGGGTTTGATTACGACCTGGCTAAAGATCAGTCGCTGTCGGCGGGAATTCGCTTCGGCACCCGGAACTTCATTCAGGAGCAGAATCAGCTGACCAGTTCGTATCTGGCTGATTCGCTGGTCAGCATGACCAACCGCGACGTTGACCGGAAAGACCTGTCCAACTCAGTAGACATGAACCTGGATTATATCCGCACGTTCAAGCCCCAGCAGGAGTGGACAATTTCGACGCAATATAGCCGCACGGGTCTGACCAATAATTTTTTTGCCGATGTGATGAATAACGCCGGTGAACTGACCACCCGGCAGCGTAACCTGAACAACAATACGAACCAGGAAATGACCCTGCAGACGGACTACCAGACGCCAATCCGGAAGAATCAGCTGCTGGAGTTTGGCGCCAAAGCCATCATGCGGCAGGTAGACAGCCGTTACCAGTACCAGGTGGGCCGCAGCACGGGTGAGCTGGTCTATGACCCAACCAATCCATCGGGATCGCTCGCCTACAGTCAGAATATCGGCGCGGGCTATGTTTCTTACACGTACGTAACGCCCAGCAAGTACACGTTTAAAGTCGGTACGCGGTATGAGCACACGGGTATCTCAGCCAAAGCGAACGAAAATACGCCCCTGAATATCCCCAGCTACAGCAACCTGGTGCCCAGCATCAACGTATCGAAAAGTCTGAAGGCCGGGACTACGGTAAAAGCCGCGTATAACCGCCGAATTCAGCGGCCGGGTCTGCAGCAACTGAACCCCAACCCCAATGCGGCCAATCCGCAGATGATCATGGTGGGTAATCCGACGCTGAAACCCGAACTGACCGACAACGTAGAATTGAGCCTGAGTTCAACCATCAAGAAAACGTATATCAATGCCGCTCTGTTCGGTCGGTTAACCAACAATGCCATTACGCAGATCCGGATTCCGTCGGACACGCTGGCGGGCGGGATTATTACGACCTTCCAGAATATCGGTGTTCAGCGGACCTACGGGGCTAATGTCTTCTTCAATACCCAGCTAACGCCGAAGTGGAGCGTAAACGGGGGCCTGGATGGATACTATGTGTATATGCAGGGAACAACACCGGGTGTCGATGGTAAATCGGTTCTGATCAGCAACACGGGCGTAAGCATTGGCGGTCGGTTAATGAGCCAGCTGCAGATGAATAAAGGCTGGAGCGCTCAGTTTTTTAGTTTCTTCCGCGGACCCATGCCGCAGTTGCAGGGCACCATGGGCAGCTTCTACATGTACTCGCTGGGTGTCCGGAAAGACCTGAACAAGCGGGGCAGCCTTGGGCTGGCTGCCGAGAACTTCCTGACCAATGGCGTCACGATGCGGACGAATCTGAACTCGCCCCTGCTTTCGCAGGTGAGCGTCACCAACCTCTACAATGCGAACGTAAAACTGACTTTCAACTACCGCATCGGTAAAATGAGCTTTGATGCGCCACGCCGGAAGGCCCGTTCGGTCAGCAACGACGACGTAAAAGGTGGTGAAGGCGGTAACGATGCTGGCGGAGGTGCGCAGCCTCAGCAGCAGGCAGCTCCCGCCGGTGGACGCCCCAGATAA
- a CDS encoding cellulase family glycosylhydrolase, protein MKQFLVFALLLITILAFGQTRTTGSMNRWSAEKANAWYAKEPFLVGANYAPANAINELEMFQADTFDPALIDKELAMAEGLGMNTMRVFLHDLLWQDAEGFKKRLDQFLSICAKHKIRPMLVLFDSCWDPYPKLGKQHEPVPGIHNSGWMQSPGADALSDVSQYPRLEAYVKGVVGAFKNDRRILAWDLWNEPDNANDNSYGQNHTIKTELPKERKIAIITNLLPQVFQWVRAAGASQPLTSGVWIYRGPEDWANSAKWSPMEKVQFDNSDIITFHQYSNPAELEKIIPVLQKMGRPVICTEYMARGVNSKFQTHLPIAKQAKVGMINWGFVAGKTQTFLPWDSWQKPYVSGREPAIWFHEVFKQDGTPVDPAEVAAIRQATGK, encoded by the coding sequence ATGAAGCAATTCTTAGTTTTCGCTCTTCTTTTAATCACTATCCTCGCCTTCGGGCAAACCAGAACCACGGGTTCAATGAACCGCTGGTCGGCGGAAAAAGCCAACGCCTGGTATGCCAAAGAGCCGTTTCTGGTTGGTGCCAACTACGCGCCAGCCAACGCTATTAATGAGCTGGAAATGTTTCAGGCCGATACGTTTGACCCCGCCCTGATTGACAAGGAACTGGCCATGGCCGAAGGCCTCGGTATGAATACCATGCGTGTTTTCCTGCACGATCTGCTGTGGCAGGATGCCGAAGGGTTCAAAAAACGGCTGGATCAGTTCCTGAGCATCTGCGCCAAACACAAAATTCGCCCGATGCTGGTGCTGTTCGATTCCTGCTGGGACCCGTATCCGAAACTGGGTAAGCAGCACGAACCCGTTCCGGGTATTCACAACTCGGGCTGGATGCAGAGTCCCGGTGCCGACGCGCTCTCGGATGTATCGCAGTATCCCCGGCTGGAGGCTTACGTAAAAGGGGTGGTGGGCGCGTTTAAAAACGACCGGCGTATTCTGGCCTGGGATCTCTGGAATGAACCCGACAACGCAAACGACAATAGCTACGGCCAGAACCACACTATCAAAACCGAATTACCCAAAGAGCGTAAAATAGCCATCATCACTAACCTGCTGCCGCAGGTATTCCAGTGGGTTCGGGCAGCCGGGGCATCCCAGCCGCTGACTTCGGGTGTCTGGATTTACCGAGGACCCGAAGACTGGGCAAATTCGGCCAAATGGTCGCCTATGGAGAAAGTGCAATTCGACAACTCAGACATCATAACCTTTCACCAGTACTCGAACCCCGCCGAACTAGAGAAAATTATTCCGGTTCTGCAGAAAATGGGGCGCCCCGTGATCTGCACGGAGTATATGGCGCGGGGCGTTAACAGTAAGTTTCAGACGCACCTGCCCATTGCCAAACAGGCGAAAGTTGGGATGATTAACTGGGGTTTCGTAGCGGGTAAAACCCAGACCTTCCTGCCGTGGGACAGCTGGCAGAAACCTTACGTTAGCGGACGTGAACCGGCTATCTGGTTTCATGAAGTATTCAAACAGGACGGCACCCCCGTTGACCCGGCCGAGGTGGCCGCTATCCGGCAGGCAACCGGCAAGTGA
- a CDS encoding sialidase family protein, protein MNPSKIYSGAFACLVLLFCGMIERTQTDDPQLLSQRRAYYPRVIRLMPDREAGRNNRSPLLASFDSENQTAVFHRSLDDGQSWEPLATLRDSTPPAICCSGLYEVPQTIGSTKAGTLFWTTSVGKGRDPRTATAMRLYQSLDQGTTWSYVTTPVQGNIGLWEAEFAIDKQGQLAMYYSTEEHRNEGFNQLLAHKLSTDGGKTWGEEVRDVAIPDRPDKKMRPGMAIVRRLPAGRYVMVYEICGMGCDVFIRFSEDGVNWGNASDPGTRIESTKNHHFAHAPSFTVLPDGQLLVVGQMLMDAAQHPVADNGRVLLLSRPGGTGPWTEVPAPVPVPTAFDNPCPNYSSQLLPSADGKRLLEIALRYDGDVCRAYYRTVAMPISH, encoded by the coding sequence ATGAACCCGTCCAAAATCTACTCCGGGGCTTTTGCTTGTTTGGTGCTGCTATTCTGCGGTATGATTGAGCGAACCCAAACCGACGACCCACAGCTCTTATCGCAGCGCCGGGCCTATTACCCACGGGTCATTCGACTGATGCCTGATCGGGAAGCGGGCCGGAATAACAGAAGCCCGCTTCTCGCATCCTTCGACTCCGAAAACCAAACGGCGGTTTTTCACCGCAGTCTCGACGACGGACAAAGCTGGGAACCGCTCGCTACCCTACGCGACTCGACGCCACCCGCTATCTGCTGTAGTGGTCTATATGAAGTTCCGCAGACGATTGGTTCGACTAAAGCTGGTACTCTGTTCTGGACGACATCGGTAGGAAAAGGCCGCGACCCGCGTACCGCAACGGCCATGCGGCTTTACCAGAGCCTTGACCAGGGAACGACGTGGTCTTACGTCACGACCCCCGTCCAGGGGAATATTGGCTTATGGGAGGCTGAATTCGCCATTGATAAGCAGGGGCAACTGGCCATGTATTATTCGACAGAGGAGCATCGGAACGAGGGGTTTAACCAGCTTCTGGCTCATAAGCTGTCCACCGATGGCGGAAAAACCTGGGGCGAAGAGGTTCGGGACGTAGCCATTCCGGATCGACCAGACAAAAAGATGCGGCCGGGCATGGCCATTGTCCGGCGGCTACCTGCCGGACGTTACGTAATGGTCTACGAAATCTGCGGCATGGGCTGCGACGTTTTCATTCGGTTTTCGGAAGATGGCGTAAACTGGGGTAATGCATCTGACCCCGGCACGCGCATTGAATCGACGAAAAATCACCATTTTGCCCATGCGCCTTCGTTTACGGTCTTACCCGACGGCCAGTTACTGGTGGTGGGGCAGATGCTTATGGATGCAGCTCAGCACCCCGTCGCGGATAACGGTAGAGTGCTTCTGCTGAGTCGGCCGGGTGGCACGGGCCCATGGACAGAAGTGCCCGCGCCTGTACCTGTTCCAACGGCTTTCGACAATCCCTGTCCAAACTATTCTTCGCAGTTGCTTCCCTCGGCGGATGGAAAGCGGCTGCTCGAAATTGCACTCCGTTACGATGGTGATGTTTGCCGGGCGTATTACCGCACCGTCGCTATGCCAATAAGTCATTAA